Proteins from a genomic interval of Scophthalmus maximus strain ysfricsl-2021 chromosome 22, ASM2237912v1, whole genome shotgun sequence:
- the LOC118292255 gene encoding epsin-1-like isoform X7, protein MLTDPAAATSKEEGKKNRTLKAQSGFGKKRKNSRWFDSPRPPPDTMTSSMLRRQLKNLVQNYSEAEVKVREATSNDPWGPSSTQMADISDLTYNVVACNEIMTMLWKRLKDDKNWRHIHKSLTLLEYLLKTGDDRVLLKMKDSIYIVKALTEYRFVEKDGKDQGLNVREKAKVVLVLMEDDEKLKEERDFAVKTREKTSKGAAASSSDVVKDLSYKPCYVAGASGLPSLDNIPSVADLTAAFTARKEERLRQEAEKKDMERRAKMSEDELQWEDAGKGPDAKGDAWAGEKEEKEEVKPDPWGASKQPKEATDPWGTPAKAEKPANSDPWGAPSTPEEDQFAAPKTDEDPFESTKNHPFAVPKNGEDPFVASKDEPDPFNTPKDSSDPFSAPKDKEDPFAAPKDKADPFNSSNNDPFNTPKDDPFNAPKDDPFNAPKEDPFNAPKDDPFNAPKDDPFNSPKDDPFNAPKDDPFTALATTPPKEDPFAAPTSSKDDPFTAPTTPPKEDPFSVPTKPAQGDPFASPTSQPKEYPFSASSNQTKDDPFTAPTTPPKEDPFSAPSKPTKDEPFAASTTPPKEDPFARSSPPKDDAADPFNAPTATSLQGGADAWGAPASSPTATAADPWETPSTAKETKGGDLWGNSASATTPNDNADPFEVASQQDNDPWGAPASAPASTDDAWGSPAPPSDSSTSGDPFGDGAAKANDPWGAPSNATSNTADPRS, encoded by the exons GTCAGAGAGGCGACGTCCAACGACCCGTGGGGCCCGTCCAGCACTCAGATGGCCGACATCTCCGACCTGACCTATAACGTGGTGGCCTGCAATGAGATCATGACGATGCTCTGGAAACGCCTGAAAGACGACAAGAACTGGAGACACATCCACAAG TCCCTGACACTGCTAGAGTATCTGTTGAAGACCGGTGACGATCGCGTGCTCCTGAAAATGAAAGACAGCATCTACATCGTCAAAGCCCTCACAGAGTACCGCTTTGTGGAGAAAGACGGCAAAGATCAG GGTCTAAACGTGAGAGAGAAAGCTAAGGTTGTCCTTGTTCTAATGGAGGACGATGAGAAACTAAAGGAGGAAAGAGACTTTGCAGTCAAGACCAGAGAGAAGACATCGAAAGGTGCTGCAG CCTCGTCCTCGGATGTCGTCAAGGATCTTAGCTACAAGCCGTGCTACGTTGCTGGGGCATCAGGGCTTCCCTCCTTGGACAACATCCCCTCGGTGGCGGACTTAACTGCTGCCTTCACTGCCCGCAAAGAGGAACGGCTCCGCCAGGAAGCCGAGAAGAAAGACATGGAGAGAAGA GCTAAGATGAGTGAGGACGAGCTGCAATGGGAGGATGCGGGAAAAGGCCCCGATGCTAAAGGTGATGCTTGGgcaggagaaaaggaagagaaggaggaggtgaaaccAGACCCATGGGGAGCCTCAAAACAACCTAAAGAGGCCACAGATCCATGGGGCACACCAGCGAAAGCTGAGAAACCAGCTAACAGTGATCCTTGGGGGGCTCCATCTACACCTGAAGAAGATCAATTTGCAGCACCAAAAACTGATGAAGATCCATTTGAATCAACAAAAAACCATCCATTTGCAGTGCCAAAGAATGGAGAAGATCCTTTTGTAGCATCAAAAGACGAACCGGATCCATTCAACACCCCCAAAGACAGTTCAGATCCCTTCAGTGCACCCAAAGACAAGGAGGATCCATTTGCTGCTCCAAAAGATAAAGCAGATCCTTTTAATTCATCAAACAATGATCCATTTAATACACCCAAAGACGATCCCTTCAACGCCCCAAAAGACGATCCCTTCAACGCCCCAAAAGAAGATCCCTTCAATGCCCCAAAAGACGATCCCTTTAATGCCCCGAAAGACGATCCTTTCAACTCCCCAAAAGACGACCCCTTTAACGCCCCAAAAGATGATCCCTTCACTGCACTGGCAACAACACCCCCTAAAGAAGACCCATTTGCAGCACCAACATCCTCTAAAGACGACCCTTTCACTGCTCCCACAACGCCGCCTAAAGAAGATCCGTTCTCTGTGCCGACCAAACCTGCTCAAGGTGACCCCTTTGCTTCACCAACATCTCAACCCAAGGAGTATCCCTTCTCTGCATCATCCAACCAGACTAAAGATGACCCCTTCACTGCACCAACCACACCCCCCAAAGAGGATCCTTTCTCTGCACCATCCAAACCTACAAAAGACGAACCCTTCGCAGCATCGACAACACCCCCTAAAGAGGACCCATTTGCAAGGTCCAGTCCGCCAAAAGATGACGCCGCAGATCCCTTCAATGCTCCTACGGCGACATCACTCCAAGGAGGTGCAGATGCGTGGGGAGCTCCTGCCAGCTCACCAACTGCCACTGCGGCAGATCCCTGGGAGACACCATCAActgcaaaggaaacaaagggtGGAGATCTCTGGGGGAACAGTGCAAGCGCCACCACTCCCAATGATAATGCTGATCCATTTGAGGTTGCGTCCCAACAGGACAATGACCCATGGGGAGCCCCAG CTTCAGCTCCAGCCAGTACAGATGATGCGTGGGGTTCACCTGCTCCACCCTCAGACTCCTCAACATCTGGTGACCCCTTCGGAGACGGAGCGGCTAAAGCCAATGATCCCTGGGGTGCACCGAGCAATGCAACTAGCAACACTGCAG
- the LOC118292255 gene encoding epsin-1-like isoform X6: MLTDPAAATSKEEGKKNRTLKAQSGFGKKRKNSRWFDSPRPPPDTMTSSMLRRQLKNLVQNYSEAEVKVREATSNDPWGPSSTQMADISDLTYNVVACNEIMTMLWKRLKDDKNWRHIHKSLTLLEYLLKTGDDRVLLKMKDSIYIVKALTEYRFVEKDGKDQGLNVREKAKVVLVLMEDDEKLKEERDFAVKTREKTSKGAAASSSDVVKDLSYKPCYVAGASGLPSLDNIPSVADLTAAFTARKEERLRQEAEKKDMERRAKMSEDELQWEDAGKGPDAKGDAWAGEKEEKEEVKPDPWGASKQPKEATDPWGTPAKAEKPANSDPWGAPSTPEEDQFAAPKTDEDPFESTKNHPFAVPKNGEDPFVASKDEPDPFNTPKDSSDPFSAPKDKEDPFAAPKDKADPFNSSNNDPFNTPKDDPFNAPKDDPFNAPKEDPFNAPKDDPFNAPKDDPFNSPKDDPFNAPKDDPFTALATTPPKEDPFAAPTSSKDDPFTAPTTPPKEDPFSVPTKPAQGDPFASPTSQPKEYPFSASSNQTKDDPFTAPTTPPKEDPFSAPSKPTKDEPFAASTTPPKEDPFARSSPPKDDAADPFNAPTATSLQGGADAWGAPASSPTATAADPWETPSTAKETKGGDLWGNSASATTPNDNADPFEVASQQDNDPWGAPASAPASTDDAWGSPAPPSDSSTSGDPFGDGAAKANDPWGAPSNATSNTAENSF; the protein is encoded by the exons GTCAGAGAGGCGACGTCCAACGACCCGTGGGGCCCGTCCAGCACTCAGATGGCCGACATCTCCGACCTGACCTATAACGTGGTGGCCTGCAATGAGATCATGACGATGCTCTGGAAACGCCTGAAAGACGACAAGAACTGGAGACACATCCACAAG TCCCTGACACTGCTAGAGTATCTGTTGAAGACCGGTGACGATCGCGTGCTCCTGAAAATGAAAGACAGCATCTACATCGTCAAAGCCCTCACAGAGTACCGCTTTGTGGAGAAAGACGGCAAAGATCAG GGTCTAAACGTGAGAGAGAAAGCTAAGGTTGTCCTTGTTCTAATGGAGGACGATGAGAAACTAAAGGAGGAAAGAGACTTTGCAGTCAAGACCAGAGAGAAGACATCGAAAGGTGCTGCAG CCTCGTCCTCGGATGTCGTCAAGGATCTTAGCTACAAGCCGTGCTACGTTGCTGGGGCATCAGGGCTTCCCTCCTTGGACAACATCCCCTCGGTGGCGGACTTAACTGCTGCCTTCACTGCCCGCAAAGAGGAACGGCTCCGCCAGGAAGCCGAGAAGAAAGACATGGAGAGAAGA GCTAAGATGAGTGAGGACGAGCTGCAATGGGAGGATGCGGGAAAAGGCCCCGATGCTAAAGGTGATGCTTGGgcaggagaaaaggaagagaaggaggaggtgaaaccAGACCCATGGGGAGCCTCAAAACAACCTAAAGAGGCCACAGATCCATGGGGCACACCAGCGAAAGCTGAGAAACCAGCTAACAGTGATCCTTGGGGGGCTCCATCTACACCTGAAGAAGATCAATTTGCAGCACCAAAAACTGATGAAGATCCATTTGAATCAACAAAAAACCATCCATTTGCAGTGCCAAAGAATGGAGAAGATCCTTTTGTAGCATCAAAAGACGAACCGGATCCATTCAACACCCCCAAAGACAGTTCAGATCCCTTCAGTGCACCCAAAGACAAGGAGGATCCATTTGCTGCTCCAAAAGATAAAGCAGATCCTTTTAATTCATCAAACAATGATCCATTTAATACACCCAAAGACGATCCCTTCAACGCCCCAAAAGACGATCCCTTCAACGCCCCAAAAGAAGATCCCTTCAATGCCCCAAAAGACGATCCCTTTAATGCCCCGAAAGACGATCCTTTCAACTCCCCAAAAGACGACCCCTTTAACGCCCCAAAAGATGATCCCTTCACTGCACTGGCAACAACACCCCCTAAAGAAGACCCATTTGCAGCACCAACATCCTCTAAAGACGACCCTTTCACTGCTCCCACAACGCCGCCTAAAGAAGATCCGTTCTCTGTGCCGACCAAACCTGCTCAAGGTGACCCCTTTGCTTCACCAACATCTCAACCCAAGGAGTATCCCTTCTCTGCATCATCCAACCAGACTAAAGATGACCCCTTCACTGCACCAACCACACCCCCCAAAGAGGATCCTTTCTCTGCACCATCCAAACCTACAAAAGACGAACCCTTCGCAGCATCGACAACACCCCCTAAAGAGGACCCATTTGCAAGGTCCAGTCCGCCAAAAGATGACGCCGCAGATCCCTTCAATGCTCCTACGGCGACATCACTCCAAGGAGGTGCAGATGCGTGGGGAGCTCCTGCCAGCTCACCAACTGCCACTGCGGCAGATCCCTGGGAGACACCATCAActgcaaaggaaacaaagggtGGAGATCTCTGGGGGAACAGTGCAAGCGCCACCACTCCCAATGATAATGCTGATCCATTTGAGGTTGCGTCCCAACAGGACAATGACCCATGGGGAGCCCCAG CTTCAGCTCCAGCCAGTACAGATGATGCGTGGGGTTCACCTGCTCCACCCTCAGACTCCTCAACATCTGGTGACCCCTTCGGAGACGGAGCGGCTAAAGCCAATGATCCCTGGGGTGCACCGAGCAATGCAACTAGCAACACTGCAG aaaattccTTTTAG
- the LOC118292255 gene encoding epsin-1-like isoform X4: protein MLTDPAAATSKEEGKKNRTLKAQSGFGKKRKNSRWFDSPRPPPDTMTSSMLRRQLKNLVQNYSEAEVKVREATSNDPWGPSSTQMADISDLTYNVVACNEIMTMLWKRLKDDKNWRHIHKSLTLLEYLLKTGDDRVLLKMKDSIYIVKALTEYRFVEKDGKDQGLNVREKAKVVLVLMEDDEKLKEERDFAVKTREKTSKGAAASSSDVVKDLSYKPCYVAGASGLPSLDNIPSVADLTAAFTARKEERLRQEAEKKDMERRAKMSEDELQWEDAGKGPDAKGDAWAGEKEEKEEVKPDPWGASKQPKEATDPWGTPAKAEKPANSDPWGAPSTPEEDQFAAPKTDEDPFESTKNHPFAVPKNGEDPFVASKDEPDPFNTPKDSSDPFSAPKDKEDPFAAPKDKADPFNSSNNDPFNTPKDDPFNAPKDDPFNAPKEDPFNAPKDDPFNAPKDDPFNSPKDDPFNAPKDDPFTALATTPPKEDPFAAPTSSKDDPFTAPTTPPKEDPFSVPTKPAQGDPFASPTSQPKEYPFSASSNQTKDDPFTAPTTPPKEDPFSAPSKPTKDEPFAASTTPPKEDPFARSSPPKDDAADPFNAPTATSLQGGADAWGAPASSPTATAADPWETPSTAKETKGGDLWGNSASATTPNDNADPFEVASQQDNDPWGAPASAPASTDDAWGSPAPPSDSSTSGDPFGDGAAKANDPWGAPSNATSNTAGKRTAQEEVVYRKTALFLGPAAASLVDLDDLFSCNPAQRPLINTPVGQTQAVGKERESCLTPGGTNTIFHKGCFTWNYLWCA from the exons GTCAGAGAGGCGACGTCCAACGACCCGTGGGGCCCGTCCAGCACTCAGATGGCCGACATCTCCGACCTGACCTATAACGTGGTGGCCTGCAATGAGATCATGACGATGCTCTGGAAACGCCTGAAAGACGACAAGAACTGGAGACACATCCACAAG TCCCTGACACTGCTAGAGTATCTGTTGAAGACCGGTGACGATCGCGTGCTCCTGAAAATGAAAGACAGCATCTACATCGTCAAAGCCCTCACAGAGTACCGCTTTGTGGAGAAAGACGGCAAAGATCAG GGTCTAAACGTGAGAGAGAAAGCTAAGGTTGTCCTTGTTCTAATGGAGGACGATGAGAAACTAAAGGAGGAAAGAGACTTTGCAGTCAAGACCAGAGAGAAGACATCGAAAGGTGCTGCAG CCTCGTCCTCGGATGTCGTCAAGGATCTTAGCTACAAGCCGTGCTACGTTGCTGGGGCATCAGGGCTTCCCTCCTTGGACAACATCCCCTCGGTGGCGGACTTAACTGCTGCCTTCACTGCCCGCAAAGAGGAACGGCTCCGCCAGGAAGCCGAGAAGAAAGACATGGAGAGAAGA GCTAAGATGAGTGAGGACGAGCTGCAATGGGAGGATGCGGGAAAAGGCCCCGATGCTAAAGGTGATGCTTGGgcaggagaaaaggaagagaaggaggaggtgaaaccAGACCCATGGGGAGCCTCAAAACAACCTAAAGAGGCCACAGATCCATGGGGCACACCAGCGAAAGCTGAGAAACCAGCTAACAGTGATCCTTGGGGGGCTCCATCTACACCTGAAGAAGATCAATTTGCAGCACCAAAAACTGATGAAGATCCATTTGAATCAACAAAAAACCATCCATTTGCAGTGCCAAAGAATGGAGAAGATCCTTTTGTAGCATCAAAAGACGAACCGGATCCATTCAACACCCCCAAAGACAGTTCAGATCCCTTCAGTGCACCCAAAGACAAGGAGGATCCATTTGCTGCTCCAAAAGATAAAGCAGATCCTTTTAATTCATCAAACAATGATCCATTTAATACACCCAAAGACGATCCCTTCAACGCCCCAAAAGACGATCCCTTCAACGCCCCAAAAGAAGATCCCTTCAATGCCCCAAAAGACGATCCCTTTAATGCCCCGAAAGACGATCCTTTCAACTCCCCAAAAGACGACCCCTTTAACGCCCCAAAAGATGATCCCTTCACTGCACTGGCAACAACACCCCCTAAAGAAGACCCATTTGCAGCACCAACATCCTCTAAAGACGACCCTTTCACTGCTCCCACAACGCCGCCTAAAGAAGATCCGTTCTCTGTGCCGACCAAACCTGCTCAAGGTGACCCCTTTGCTTCACCAACATCTCAACCCAAGGAGTATCCCTTCTCTGCATCATCCAACCAGACTAAAGATGACCCCTTCACTGCACCAACCACACCCCCCAAAGAGGATCCTTTCTCTGCACCATCCAAACCTACAAAAGACGAACCCTTCGCAGCATCGACAACACCCCCTAAAGAGGACCCATTTGCAAGGTCCAGTCCGCCAAAAGATGACGCCGCAGATCCCTTCAATGCTCCTACGGCGACATCACTCCAAGGAGGTGCAGATGCGTGGGGAGCTCCTGCCAGCTCACCAACTGCCACTGCGGCAGATCCCTGGGAGACACCATCAActgcaaaggaaacaaagggtGGAGATCTCTGGGGGAACAGTGCAAGCGCCACCACTCCCAATGATAATGCTGATCCATTTGAGGTTGCGTCCCAACAGGACAATGACCCATGGGGAGCCCCAG CTTCAGCTCCAGCCAGTACAGATGATGCGTGGGGTTCACCTGCTCCACCCTCAGACTCCTCAACATCTGGTGACCCCTTCGGAGACGGAGCGGCTAAAGCCAATGATCCCTGGGGTGCACCGAGCAATGCAACTAGCAACACTGCAG GAAAGCGAACGGCACAAGAGGAGGTGGTGTACAGAAAGACTGCTCTGTTCTTGGGCCCGGCCGCGGCGTCGCTGGTTGACTTGGACGATCTATTTTCTTGTAACCCCGCACAGCGCCCCCTCATCAACACGCCCGTCGGCCAGACACAAGCCGTCGGTAAGGAAAGAGAAAGCTGCTTAACTCCGGGGGGGACAAATACCATTTTCCACAAAGGCTGCTTCACGTGGAATTATTTGTGGTGCGCTTGA
- the LOC118292255 gene encoding epsin-1-like isoform X8 has protein sequence MLTDPAAATSKEEGKKNRTLKAQSGFGKKRKNSRWFDSPRPPPDTMTSSMLRRQLKNLVQNYSEAEVKVREATSNDPWGPSSTQMADISDLTYNVVACNEIMTMLWKRLKDDKNWRHIHKSLTLLEYLLKTGDDRVLLKMKDSIYIVKALTEYRFVEKDGKDQGLNVREKAKVVLVLMEDDEKLKEERDFAVKTREKTSKGAAASSSDVVKDLSYKPCYVAGASGLPSLDNIPSVADLTAAFTARKEERLRQEAEKKDMERRAKMSEDELQWEDAGKGPDAKGDAWAGEKEEKEEVKPDPWGASKQPKEATDPWGTPAKAEKPANSDPWGAPSTPEEDQFAAPKTDEDPFESTKNHPFAVPKNGEDPFVASKDEPDPFNTPKDSSDPFSAPKDKEDPFAAPKDKADPFNSSNNDPFNTPKDDPFNAPKDDPFNAPKEDPFNAPKDDPFNAPKDDPFNSPKDDPFNAPKDDPFTALATTPPKEDPFAAPTSSKDDPFTAPTTPPKEDPFSVPTKPAQGDPFASPTSQPKEYPFSASSNQTKDDPFTAPTTPPKEDPFSAPSKPTKDEPFAASTTPPKEDPFARSSPPKDDAADPFNAPTATSLQGGADAWGAPASSPTATAADPWETPSTAKETKGGDLWGNSASATTPNDNADPFEVASQQDNDPWGAPASAPASTDDAWGSPAPPSDSSTSGDPFGDGAAKANDPWGAPSNATSNTAALC, from the exons GTCAGAGAGGCGACGTCCAACGACCCGTGGGGCCCGTCCAGCACTCAGATGGCCGACATCTCCGACCTGACCTATAACGTGGTGGCCTGCAATGAGATCATGACGATGCTCTGGAAACGCCTGAAAGACGACAAGAACTGGAGACACATCCACAAG TCCCTGACACTGCTAGAGTATCTGTTGAAGACCGGTGACGATCGCGTGCTCCTGAAAATGAAAGACAGCATCTACATCGTCAAAGCCCTCACAGAGTACCGCTTTGTGGAGAAAGACGGCAAAGATCAG GGTCTAAACGTGAGAGAGAAAGCTAAGGTTGTCCTTGTTCTAATGGAGGACGATGAGAAACTAAAGGAGGAAAGAGACTTTGCAGTCAAGACCAGAGAGAAGACATCGAAAGGTGCTGCAG CCTCGTCCTCGGATGTCGTCAAGGATCTTAGCTACAAGCCGTGCTACGTTGCTGGGGCATCAGGGCTTCCCTCCTTGGACAACATCCCCTCGGTGGCGGACTTAACTGCTGCCTTCACTGCCCGCAAAGAGGAACGGCTCCGCCAGGAAGCCGAGAAGAAAGACATGGAGAGAAGA GCTAAGATGAGTGAGGACGAGCTGCAATGGGAGGATGCGGGAAAAGGCCCCGATGCTAAAGGTGATGCTTGGgcaggagaaaaggaagagaaggaggaggtgaaaccAGACCCATGGGGAGCCTCAAAACAACCTAAAGAGGCCACAGATCCATGGGGCACACCAGCGAAAGCTGAGAAACCAGCTAACAGTGATCCTTGGGGGGCTCCATCTACACCTGAAGAAGATCAATTTGCAGCACCAAAAACTGATGAAGATCCATTTGAATCAACAAAAAACCATCCATTTGCAGTGCCAAAGAATGGAGAAGATCCTTTTGTAGCATCAAAAGACGAACCGGATCCATTCAACACCCCCAAAGACAGTTCAGATCCCTTCAGTGCACCCAAAGACAAGGAGGATCCATTTGCTGCTCCAAAAGATAAAGCAGATCCTTTTAATTCATCAAACAATGATCCATTTAATACACCCAAAGACGATCCCTTCAACGCCCCAAAAGACGATCCCTTCAACGCCCCAAAAGAAGATCCCTTCAATGCCCCAAAAGACGATCCCTTTAATGCCCCGAAAGACGATCCTTTCAACTCCCCAAAAGACGACCCCTTTAACGCCCCAAAAGATGATCCCTTCACTGCACTGGCAACAACACCCCCTAAAGAAGACCCATTTGCAGCACCAACATCCTCTAAAGACGACCCTTTCACTGCTCCCACAACGCCGCCTAAAGAAGATCCGTTCTCTGTGCCGACCAAACCTGCTCAAGGTGACCCCTTTGCTTCACCAACATCTCAACCCAAGGAGTATCCCTTCTCTGCATCATCCAACCAGACTAAAGATGACCCCTTCACTGCACCAACCACACCCCCCAAAGAGGATCCTTTCTCTGCACCATCCAAACCTACAAAAGACGAACCCTTCGCAGCATCGACAACACCCCCTAAAGAGGACCCATTTGCAAGGTCCAGTCCGCCAAAAGATGACGCCGCAGATCCCTTCAATGCTCCTACGGCGACATCACTCCAAGGAGGTGCAGATGCGTGGGGAGCTCCTGCCAGCTCACCAACTGCCACTGCGGCAGATCCCTGGGAGACACCATCAActgcaaaggaaacaaagggtGGAGATCTCTGGGGGAACAGTGCAAGCGCCACCACTCCCAATGATAATGCTGATCCATTTGAGGTTGCGTCCCAACAGGACAATGACCCATGGGGAGCCCCAG CTTCAGCTCCAGCCAGTACAGATGATGCGTGGGGTTCACCTGCTCCACCCTCAGACTCCTCAACATCTGGTGACCCCTTCGGAGACGGAGCGGCTAAAGCCAATGATCCCTGGGGTGCACCGAGCAATGCAACTAGCAACACTGCAG CGCTCTGCTAA